The sequence TTGGGAGGTTTTGGTTATTGTGCAGCCTGTTGGTCAATGATTATATAGTTCATAGAAATAAACTTGACTACTGTACTCACATGGTGTTCTATGTCAACCACAGTCAAGAGTAAACTGTTATATTTAAGCACCAAGAGCTACGCAGCTATGTTTAGGCATAAAGAACTTGGTCGGCTTCAGCAAATATTGTGGTTTTGGGTTAAAAATGCGACGGCCACATTTAAAACtgaaactttgtccaaaacaaGTCACACTATGACATCGCGTGTCGTTGCTCAGAGGCCAAAGGAAACCGTGCGGGTATCTGTAAGTGGTTTTGGCCAAACATCACCTGAAGAGGAAACAAGGTGGAGCACAGTCTCATTAACCCAGGACGCTGAAACGTGCCATTTGTTCATAATGCGACACTGATAAAAACATTAGCTTGTTGATGGGAAATGTTTTCTGGTGTAAATACTGACAGAGCTGCTAGCATGGCTGTGGACTTTTTCATATCCTTAAAGGGAAAATGAAACTTTGTtccataaaatgaataaatctgaGTCAGTCCTGGTCAAAAGCATGACTCTCATTCAGAGAAACCACGAGCCTTCCCCAGGCTGAGCTCCATCAGCTGTAACTGTTCTCAGAGAGCTGCTGCTACGCTGCAGAATTCAGGACTTTCTGCGGGTCTTTGACGGTGTTGCTGATCAGCCCTGTTTGGGAGTTTGTACTGTTCTGACTGTGAAGCCTCATCAGCGCCACCTCCTTACTGCTCTCTTCTTCGTCCTCCCCTCGGCTGCTAACCCTCCTCACGGGCAACTCCACCCTCAGCCTCTTCCAGAAGCGTGACGACAGCTCTCTGGACTTGTCCCCCTGCCATCGGACCAGCGCCAGAGCCACCCGGGCCCGCCTCAGCTCCCTGACCCAGCCCTTCCTCCGGACCGGCTTGTACTGGACCAGGATCACCCGCAGGTGCCCAGCTAGCGCCATAGTGTCAATGCCGGCCTTAAGCTCCAGCAGAGCCTGGGAGCCCTGCGAGGCGTAGCCGGGACTGACGACCACCAGGAGGCGCCTGCTGCGAGCCACGAAACTCAGAGTCTCATCTGTGATGGCTGCAGGGAGAGAGGGATAATGAAGGATGGACGGatgaaaggatggatggatgacgtGTGTTTTGGTTCAcctgttcagtgtgtgtgtgtggtgtgtgtgacaGCACACGTGAGTACTCACTCCCGCCTGGCAGGCTGTCTCGGTCGAAGATGCACACCGAGTACCCGAGCTCGTTCTCCAGGACTCTGCGCAGCGTCAACAGAACAAACTGCTCCTCCTCACTGTTCCTCGCATACGAAATGTACACGTCGAACTCCTTATcatctgaacacacacacacacacacacacacacacacacacacacacacacacgcgcacacacacacacacacacacgcacacactccatTACAGAGGGGAAACTTCTGAGCTTCAGTCGTCAGGAAGTCAGGACGTAAATGTCACCCACACATGTCGAGTCAGCGAGATAAAAGTGAGTGGAAACTGATCTGATAAagcgcctcctcctcctccttcttcttcttcattctctacaaaactaaactgaacagTCTCACTCAAGGTTTTGGACTTTTCAAATATGCTGCATGTTTCAGTGAatcgctgctctgctctgttccCATTTTTCCACATGACATGAAAACGTCCCTGCACACACTGCTCAGACGTCCTGTGTGACATTTCTGGTATGCACAAGTTTCATTTGCAGATAAGATACAATCTTTTTCTACCACGACATGTGAAAACTGTCAAATTTTGCCTCCGATCGAGATAAAGCGAGGGGATTTTTCTGTGAGAAGCTGACCGAGTGTCCTCGAACGCAAACATGTAGCTCTGGAGTGATTTTAGGGTCACAAACGTTCTCCTTTAATAAACTAAATGCTGCAAGCGCAGCCAGGCAGCGCGACTCGTAGAGAAGAAATTTAGTGTCAGGGCATAAAAAGTGAAGTGACACTGCAGATATTTCAGTTACCTGGCCAAAAACAAGGCTGTAGCTTTATTACCTCGTGTTTTACACCCCGAATATGCAGAATCATAATCGCACAAAAAGGCGATAAAAACGGTGCGTCTGAGGGTTTATCTGACTGCGGGTCATAAAGGGAACGGGCGAGCAGGTGGAGGGAGCTGGGGGCGGGGTCTCACCTGTGTGCCGCTCGTCTGTGCCAAACCAGGAGCgatagagcagcagcagctccagccAGAAGACGTGATAAACCACGAAGAGGATCAGCATGAGGAGCAGAGTGACGCCGAGGCCGCAGCCCAGCTCCACGGTGGGCAGCGAcactgcaacacaaacacacctgagGCCTCAGTGACGGCTAAGCCACGCCCCCACGGACAGAAAACAACACAGGGCAGGGGGTCTTCATCATTTCATTGTAACAAACCTGTAAGAAATGGAACGACATCTGTGCTTTTGATGCTTTCTATCTAACGCTGCTCGAGCTCAAGAGCGCCCCCTGTGGGAGTCCACAGTGGGAGTTCTACATTACGCTGGACGTTATCTATGGTTTTGTCATCGACACCTTGGTCTACTAAAGACGTCACAGGTGTTGGGTGGGGATCACCCAGGACCATAATTCCCAAATCGAACTTCCTGTTTGTTCCCTGAGACCTGAAGCTCAtctggaaagtgtttactgagcttGAGTTTCAGATGCATGACGAgcctttaatgtgaaacatccACACGGCGTGAGCAGCGCTTCCTCACcttcctcctccagctgagcTCTGCGGGTATCGAAGCCTCGCTCGTTCTTCACGGAGCAGTAAAACTCTCGCTTCAGGTCTTTGGACTGGAAGTCCTGGATCACGAGGATGTTCTCGATAGTCAGGTCCCTGAAGTGGTCTCTCACCACCCTCAAAGCACAAAAAGAAgtgacatttcaaaataaaagcacgcTTTCTGCAGGAATTTACTCTCCGCTGCTTTCGTCTGATAGTTCGAGTTGTTTTAAATATGCTGTGCTGCTGATGTCTCGCAGCCTAGTATATATATCAATAAAGTAGTGTTTCAAGTTTGTTACATTTAAACAGCTCCTTTCACATTATAAGCACTGAGGCTACAGACACACGTTACacattttatcttgtttttgtaaAACACTCTTTGAGTTGAACTTTAATTCACTATTTTGAGCTTTTTACTGAAAGGTTTGGAGTTAATTCCAACGGTGCAAAAATAGGAGACGCTGATGAAAGTGAAGGAGGcgtcatttaaaatgaaaaacccaaataaaagcaaaaaccttAGCAGTGGTCAGCGCTCTTATCATCAAGTTTATTTGGAGATGTGACTTTATAACAAGCGCCCGTGCAGAGCGGCCGCTGGCGCACGCGCTCTGTTCGCACCTGTTAATTTGTGTGAATCGATCAGGAAGTTTGTCCAGCGTCTTCCCATCAACTGTCCACCAGATCTCCCGCCACGGTTTGTCCAGGACGAACGGAAGCTGACCTCTGCACACCAGACGCACCTCGGTGCCTGAAGAGACAGAAGgatattcatttcagtgcaggATGAAGGTAAAGTGTTTCCTGCTGCAGGCGTGGATGTTCACGTTAAACAGTTCACTCCACTCGTGGATCTGCATGATGCCATAGAGTGGGAATATCCTAATGTGGTCGTTTTGAACTGCGACTCGCGCAAAGCTGCAcgtggagctggaaatgagcggCACACGTCCAACTTGGTGACGGACGTGACTCAAAGTGATTTTAGTGTATTCTCTGGATTCATTTCTGTTGAATATTTGCGGTTCATTAAACGATCCGTGCAGAACACATGTTCCCGAGCGTGTTTTTATATCTCGATgtttctttgctgcacagcttcaTAAATGCAGTAATTCGGTCTAATTAACGACCCGTTCAAACTTTTTGGAGTCGCAGTGTTTGCATgactttattttcctttcacaGACAATGACGCTGATATTGAAGTCTTAAACTGCTGCTGATGACGGCGCTGCGGCAGTCGTTTCCTTCAGACATTTATCAGCCTGCTGGCTGCAGTCCTGCTCGCCTCCATCGGCACCGACtcacactgtgtgtgcatgtcgcGTGCGTTGATGGAGCGTGTGCACGCCGTTAGCAGCTCGTTCTGTTTTATGAGACGTTCTCCCGCAGCTTCCACTAATTCTGAGCGGACGATTAACTTTGTGAATGTCGAGTCTCAGAGAGCCAGTTTGAAAGAAGCTGCTGGCAGACGAAGTGCCGCCCGTCACGTCCTCAGAGTCCAGCTGCAGGTGGAAGAACTTCCTCCACAGAGCCACACGACTCTTCCATCAACTGCTGATGTTGTCCATGCACATCTGGACAAATCAGCCTGGTTAGATTCACCCCTGTCCCCGTCCTCTGTGTTAATGAGAGACGTGGCGTCTATGCAGACCTTTGTGTTCATCAGTGTGAGCAGGACTGAAGGCTGCTGTAGATCAACCTCATTACACTCAAAATGTTCTTAATGGGTTCAAAGATATCTGTGCAGCACGTTTTATTCAAGCAGGATTTATGTTCCTGCTGTGAAGAAGTCACAGGACAGCCAATCACAtcaagttatttatttaacatgtgAGCTctgttggttttggtttttctgttctttcaaTTTTTTATTCGTCTGCACGTTTTCCATTTTGACCAATCGTTTCTGATCAATAACAAATTAACACTATCGCTCCGTCAACAGCGACCTCCGGCTGTCATCTGCACCGATCAATGCGTCTGCTGCCTCGCATACAAACAGGGTCTCCACAATACACGACTGCAGCAGCTCAGGGTGAACGACGACACAAAGAAAACCCTTAAAAACTTGATTTTTCCTTCCGGTCCTCATCATGACACATTCCAGCCAACAGACATTTTCTCTCGTTCAGGGTCTGCCCCGGGGTCTCCTCCACACTGTTCCCAAAGGAACGGGCACTCCAGCCTGTTCCTGATGGGAACCTGGTCTCAGACTGAGAGGTGCTGAAGCTGGAGGTCATCGCTCCGCAGAGCCAGAAAGACCATGAGGCCACTGAACCCACAGCCCACCAGGACTCTGAATTAGTGCCAGCAATATGAACCAAACAATGGGCCCCAAGGTAAAGCCCAAGGCACGTTTGACCGGCATCTCCAAGTCACGGCAGGGACGGTCAAATGCTCATGAAGTTTATGTAAATCTTTAAATCTACACATAGGAGCGTTTAGCACGTCCTCGAGGCCTCTGAGCTGTAAAGCTGCAGTACAAACAGGAGAAACGTGCAAAGACAAAGACGACTGAACAGCACTCGGGGGGTTTGTTCACGTACCTGTTTTGACTGTGAAAATCTGGTCATGTGTGGGGTTCATGATGCTGGGCTCTTTGGGCAGCGAGAGGGGCACTGAGAGTAAATGAGAGCACCGGTTACCTGCACAGTTACTGCCTGTAATCTCTGTATGCGAGTTACCAGAAACGGTGTCTCACAGATGGCCGTGACATTGATGCTCCTGGTGAAGTTGAGTGTTTGGTTCCTCCTCTGGTACTGGACTCTGCAGTAATATAAACCCTGATACTGTTCCATCATGAGGTGAACCTGCAGACTGTTTCCTTTCTGCTCCCTGTCGCTGTCCCAGAACGGATACCAGTCGCACACCTGAGAACGGCGAGATTCACACACTTTAGTTTCATCCAGCCCATCCAGACCCGATCTGCAGACGATATCCTGCAGCTCCGCTCGGCTTTACAGCGTGTTTCAGTTCAGCTGTTTGCTTTACTGACTCGTTGACAGAAGGATTAATGAACAGAGCTGCCACGTTTAAGAGAGGAAAAGCACGAATACCACACTGAACATATTCTGTTAATTGAAAGAAGAAGTAAAACTGTTATTGCAGAAACACAGGCATCCCATCGTacgaggaagagaaaaaaacatttgtgagAGAAAAAAGATTAATCAGCTATAACGGTGCTGATACGTCTGTGGTTTACTCAGTCATTAGTATCACAAGGTGTATAACGAAACCAGGGAGACTTCTTTACAAAACACATTCATTTCTAGTTAAACATAAAGTACTTCATTGAAGGGATTCCATAAGGCTCAATATTGGTCCCACTGCTATTTTCAAAATATGGAAAATGACTTTATACAAAGTTAGTTGAATTCTAATAAATATGTTTCTATATCATTAATATGTCATCATTTCACCTCTGCCCCTGAAACAGTGCcttgattttctttaaaataatatataataagtGAAGAAATGTTCTATCGTAGAAAAACATCAACATCAGTCAGAGTAACTAAAGAAAGGTAAAGATAATGTACAGCCATTAGAAAAGTTGCTGACTGGAAATAAAACGGAGCAGCCCAGTAACCATGATTCAAGAGAGCGCCAACATACAGCGACCAGAACAAACCAATAAATCCGTTACACTGAAGGCTGATTGGAGATGAACTCAAACGACAGATCGTGTCAGAAGGTGGACGTCGTCCAGCTGCGGCGACTTCGCTTGGTTAAGTCGCTACTCGCAGAACAGACATCGATATGTTTGGTATTTGATTCAGTTTTGAGTTTGTGTTGGGGCCCAATGTTGTgttcaaaacaataaaaatgtttttatttgcagaaaCATTAAAGATATACTCGATTACTTTTGATCTACTGACATTTAAGAAAATGTCAATTCAATAAAGAACCGAGTGTCTAAAAGGATTTTAATTTGGTGTCATACAGAGAAAGCACTCAGAGGCTGAAGGACCAGGCTTTATGTCAGAGACCAGCATGATTTTAATGTGATTCTGAGTATCTGAATGCAACAGAATCAAAGACTGCAGATAAAACAGGACAGAGGTTAACAGCAGTGCTGAAAACTTACCGGGTGCGCCACAAAGTACCATTGGACCTTTGGTGCGCTCTCTGACATCTTGGTGGCGTCCTGCAGGTCTGGACAGTCTAACGTCTTCCCCTCCTGTAAAGGGATCAAGTCCTCAATCGGTGCCACGGCAACCGGAAGCGCACACTTAACAACGTCGTCCGGCCGCAACACTTTGAGGCGGATGGCGATCTTACTGCAGGAGGACTTGTTACTGCAAGTCAGAGACGGGAGATGTCAGCAAGCAGGAACCCATCCAGAGCATCTGCACATTTCAGCTCCGGCCAAACATTCAGAtttttattggggggggggggcagtatGGAGATTATGTAGGGAAGTGAGGAGAGTGAATGACACACAGGAAACAGTCTGGGGTGGACTCCAACCCAGGCGCCAGCTCAGGAAGGCGCACGATGCTCACGCCTTTCCCACGATGCTGCATCAGCTCTTCTAAAAGTTTCGGGGAACTGACGGCATTCAGAAGCGGCGTtcagccgaaacatgacaaaGTGGAGCAGAGCAAACCACAAACCCACAGGACGCGAACACAGGCTGTGATTTTGGGTCATCGCTGGTCTCGGCATCATCAGCACAACAGAAAGAAGCTGGTTGACTCTCTGCTTCATCTCTAAAACTATTGAGCCTCTTATGTTATCACAGGGTTGTGATTCAGATCAAAGATTCTAAACATCACCAACAAACTGATTATTATCTTATCATATGAACAGTCGTGCGCACGCTAGCCCAGCTGTGCTGTTTTACTCTCGAAACCAAACGTCAGGAACTTACAGGCTACAAATACGTGAACTCAGAGGCTCGTGAGAACTTGAGTTTTGACCTCTGAAACATGTGGATGCTATTCCTGCATCTGTGTCTGCACGGCTTTGTGCATGTGCCAAATAATTCTCTGAAGCCGGTAAGacagaggaaacaggaagtgacctgaCCACACAGGAACGCAGAACTAGATCACCTTGTTCTTTGAGGTCTGCTGCAGTATTGGTACTGAAAGCAGCTCAGGCAGCACTCGTACCACAGACGGCAGCAGCCTCATGACGGACGGACCGGCAGTGAAGTAAACGACGACATCAGAAGAAATACGTTTGTGTTTGTagcaaatatgaaaattaaaatacagacGTCGGTTTTTTGTCTTCATTAGTCACAAAATAACTGATGTGAGCTTAACTGGTTGTGGCTCAGACGACTTACAGGCAGAGCTGTAATGCCTGTCTGGCTGGGCCTGATCTCCATGAAATGTGtgctgtgcgtatgtgtgtgcattcatgtctttgtggggaccaaaaattggaaGTTCAGtgtacttgtggggaccaacgtTTGAAGGCATGtctgagactcaaaatgtggttttagtgtcagggttacagtcGGGTTATGTCAATTAAAAGTCCCCACAAGATATGAATCcccgacgtgtgtgtgtgtgtgtgtgtgtgtgtgtgtgtgtgtgtgtgtgtgtgtgtgtgtgtgtgtgtgtgtgtgtgtgagagtcttATTCATGTGCTGAGATAATCTGCCCAGTTCAGATTTATTACGGCCGACTCCTCCAAGTCCCCAAAAACGTTCAGATGGAGCTGAAGGAAACCCCGCCCGTCCTCAGTGACTCGTTGCTAACACGGCGAGCTGTTTGCTCGCCGTGTTAGCGGACGAGTGTACGCCGTGTGCAGAGTGCAGCGGGTTCgagccctcctctctctctcctgtctgTCTAATAAAAATTCCACGAACAatcatctttaaaaacaaagcgTGACTGTTGTGCACGGCCGTCtaagttttcatgtttttttcagtaTCATTAGAAATGAATGAATCTTGTTTTGGACGCGCTCATTggcttattatatttttatattattttgtttgtgttttctaataaatacaaaacacaatagCGACGCAGAGACCAAACAACcagaaacacaacaacattattattgaaataaaaaaaggaaaagctttATATAAAGGTAGTCAAAGCGTCCTCTGAGCGCCGGCTCATCGTTTAAAACGCTTCTTCATCGGTTTGTGTTTCAAGGTGCTCGATGAGCTCACCATCAGCCTGCTGCTGTTGCTCCATCTGATTAACGTGTGATCTCCACACCGTCCAAATGCTTCACGCTTAAAACTCTAACTCCTATAACTAGTTCACATTCTCATTCTTCTggatttcagaataaaagacttatttataaatatgtttCCGTGCGTTGCATGGTCAGGTGACTCGTGAGGTCGAGTAACGCTGATCTGCTTCCTGTTCCCATCACTCGAAATGAATACGAGGCAAATTCAAACGTGAACACTTTTAGTAAAACGGGGCAGGTGACACTTTACTACATCACGGGATCATCACTTTGGCACAGATTGACCCTCGTAGACCGATCTCGCTCCATCGTCCCGAGGCTTGCCCGGACCCTCCTCATCCCCTCGGGACCTGATCCTGTTTGCTGACTGTTACTTGGAGGTTTGGAGCGAGTCCAGCTGACAGGACTTATCCGTCGAGCTGAGCGGCACATTTAAGATGCTCTCACAGCCACTTTGGAAGATTAAGTGTGGAGCGGCCAAGACGGAGGATCGAAGCTAAGAGACCGGCTTGTTGCATCTGACTGATCTACAGGCTGATGACCGGGCTGGACCGGCCGTGTTGGACCATCAGCCGGCTGGAGTCGCTAAAATCGAGGCCTATCCGCGAGACGAGTCTGAAGACTCTGTCAGAATTTATATTAATTGGAGAACAGAGAGGTCAGCTGCCCGCTCAGAGCTGTGGCTGCAGTGAAATTAAATATAATGTGGTCACTGAATGCTGTTGGAGATGGAGGCCCTCTGTCACCCCTCGCCTTACAGCGGCAGTGGAAGTGGGTGTGGCCAAGGCTGAATTGCTAATCATTTACACCTGAGGATAAAGGTGTGCCGGAGGCTGGCTCGGTGAAGCTGCTTCGTAGCACTTTTAAAgcagtttgaaataaaaacagcatttctGGTCGTAACAGAAGGATTACATACTGGTCGCAGTGTGGCTGGTATTGAACTCAGAGGGGGAAGGACCAGTATAAAACCAGTATTTGTAATAAAACCTCGAGGTTCTGACGCTCTGGGCCGTTGACAGGTGAAAACATTAAACAATAACAGGCTCTGAAGGTTAAAACATCCTGAGGAAACAAATTATGAGCAGAAAAGAGGAGGTCGTGTTTAAAGAGGCTCAGTGAGGAACCAGGAATCCtccacgtccagatgaacagaatcaaccttttgggatttacttacctggatgattgagcgtgcTCAAAGACAAATGTTTGATATATTTGCAACATGCGCTTCGGTTCAGACAAAAACTTTCCCAGCAGCCCCGGCGTCTTACCGCAGCATGCAGATGTACTGGCCGGTGTCGGCAGCGGCGGCCGGCTGCAGAAacagtctctctctgtctttgctgAGCCGCGAGCTGCAGAGCAGGATGACATCACCAATGAGTGAACGTAAATCAGACAAGACTCAATTAGAACAACATTAGAACAAAGTCGGCGAGGCGGATCGAGCCGCCTCCCAAACACCATACGTCCTCTCTGGAAGGGAAATCGTTACAGCCCACTTCATCATTCAGCTCCTCTCAAAGTGTCTCAATTAGACACAACCCCCCCATCTGCTTTAAACTCAACCAGGCTCATCTGTAATCGATCACAAACACATCGGTTGTTTATTCCCTCTGTTATTCTCCAGACAACATAAAGTTTATATAGAAATAAACCTAAAACCTTGAACTGAAGCAGTGGAAACCTGCAGGGCAGAAAAAGTGAAGCCGGTTTTGGTCCTTTGGCTTCAGCTTCCTTCTAAACTTggtcgatcgtggctcaagagttgggagttcgccttgtaatcggaaggttgccggttcgagccctggcttggacagtctcggtcgttgtgtccttgggcgagacacttcacccgttgcctactggtggtggtcagagggcccggtggcgccagtgtccggcagcctcgcctctgtcagtgcgccccagggtggctgtggctacaatgtaactgccatcaccagtgtgtgaatgtgtgtgtgaatgggtggatgcttgtgtatagtgtaaagcgctttggggtccttaggaccaagtaaaaccaagtaaaagcactatacaaatacagaccatttaaaCTTCCCCTGAAAATGACGCCGACGCGTTAATGGGGGTTACCTGTACGTGATTGGCTGCTCCAGGTCGTGGCCCTCGGGGAGGCGGTACCAGAAGAGGTTGTGCCCGGCGCTCTGGGTGGAGGTGTAGTTGTAGACGGAGGGATGAGAGAAAAGAGGACAGGAGAGCCAACCGACCTCGCCCTCCACTACAGAGACCGCCCCCTCGCTGGACTCGCCCCAGTCGTAGCACATGGGCTCTGAGAGGAACATTAAAGGAACAGTTCAACCAAAGCAAGTCCTCGGCGTGCAGATCACACCGAGAACGAGCCAAACATTCAACGGATGAACTTTTTTATCAGAAACTGATGAGTGAACAGGAAGAGGAGTTTGTGGGGGTTCTCCCTCTCTGGATCAGGATGCTGGTCTggctctgatttttctgtgCGAATTAAACAGCGCTTAGTGGATGTCATCGTTAACTGGCCTTGTTAAAGGACGCGTCCGCCTCATTAAAGGATTAAAGCGCAGAGGGCAGCTGCTGCACTGCTGAAATTAAACTGCTTGCAGCGGTTATTAAATTTGGTGCAGAAAGCTGCACAGAGCGAAGGACAAAGAGCCGTGCGCGTGAACAGATGGAGGCACAGATTTCTGACCCCGACCTCCAGGCTCAGAATATCCCAGCGTCTAGCTGGGAAACACAGACATCAGCATCTGGCACACAGACAGGCTGTGGACATGCTGCCTCACATGTCCACAGCCAACTGAGACCTTTTTTACTTCTTTAAAGTTAGTGTGGGAACCAGATTAtgcaacacagaaaacatttgtTGTGGCTTTTTAGCCTCTCGTATGTTTGGAAAGCTGAGGAGAGAGAACAGGGCCAACAGCCTCTGCATCAGCCCCACACGGAGCTCTCTGCAGCACAGAGCGGTGCAACAGTCACGCCTCGTTTCTTTATGTTGGGCAGGAAAATTGGAAATAGGTGCAGCGATTTATTGAAACTTGGAGAAACATACACAGAAATACGGCAAAAATATGTGACtgcctttatttttctgcttgACCTCTGAGCAGCTCTGTCGCACGATGGAAACATGCAACCTAAGCT comes from Astatotilapia calliptera chromosome 14, fAstCal1.2, whole genome shotgun sequence and encodes:
- the il1rap gene encoding interleukin-1 receptor accessory protein isoform X2 is translated as MGGTSPAASQSSAPTEPMCYDWGESSEGAVSVVEGEVGWLSCPLFSHPSVYNYTSTQSAGHNLFWYRLPEGHDLEQPITYSSRLSKDRERLFLQPAAAADTGQYICMLRNKSSCSKIAIRLKVLRPDDVVKCALPVAVAPIEDLIPLQEGKTLDCPDLQDATKMSESAPKVQWYFVAHPVCDWYPFWDSDREQKGNSLQVHLMMEQYQGLYYCRVQYQRRNQTLNFTRSINVTAILPLSLPKEPSIMNPTHDQIFTVKTGTEVRLVCRGQLPFVLDKPWREIWWTVDGKTLDKLPDRFTQINRVVRDHFRDLTIENILVIQDFQSKDLKREFYCSVKNERGFDTRRAQLEEEVSLPTVELGCGLGVTLLLMLILFVVYHVFWLELLLLYRSWFGTDERHTDDKEFDVYISYARNSEEEQFVLLTLRRVLENELGYSVCIFDRDSLPGGNLSEAILQSMQRSRRLLLVLSPNFLAEKSFSLLECRLGLYLENSLRASIIAVVYRSVSKLACVEVPQLRQATITTVTWRGTRSEPRRSRFWLRLRLALPVRPLALGRRLIDSTSSHSDLAAMALQRAQRIQSQSDRTNQGHRNGRTNVSRRDRRTQPRGYLKRGVINMEEGPQHSRSCSGCAGFMGNVEGAGVELTVETQTQQEPCDRTEVRSDPVPETHPNPVPNSAHDAHCSPNPTLIHHLDSDSALTISPENKMGKHNQQQAVSSSRTSEEVLPS
- the il1rap gene encoding interleukin-1 receptor accessory protein isoform X3; the protein is MATFISALVFLLAVMGGTSPAASQSSAPTEPMCYDWGESSEGAVSVVEGEVGWLSCPLFSHPSVYNYTSTQSAGHNLFWYRLPEGHDLEQPITYSSRLSKDRERLFLQPAAAADTGQYICMLRNKSSCSKIAIRLKVLRPDDVVKCALPVAVAPIEDLIPLQEGKTLDCPDLQDATKMSESAPKVQWYFVAHPVCDWYPFWDSDREQKGNSLQVHLMMEQYQGLYYCRVQYQRRNQTLNFTRSINVTAILPLSLPKEPSIMNPTHDQIFTVKTGTEVRLVCRGQLPFVLDKPWREIWWTVDGKTLDKLPDRFTQINRVVRDHFRDLTIENILVIQDFQSKDLKREFYCSVKNERGFDTRRAQLEEEVSLPTVELGCGLGVTLLLMLILFVVYHVFWLELLLLYRSWFGTDERHTDDKEFDVYISYARNSEEEQFVLLTLRRVLENELGYSVCIFDRDSLPGGTITDETLSFVARSRRLLVVVSPGYASQGSQALLELKAGIDTMALAGHLRVILVQYKPVRRKGWVRELRRARVALALVRWQGDKSRELSSRFWKRLRVELPVRRVSSRGEDEEESSKEVALMRLHSQNSTNSQTGLISNTVKDPQKVLNSAA
- the il1rap gene encoding interleukin-1 receptor accessory protein isoform X1, translated to MATFISALVFLLAVMGGTSPAASQSSAPTEPMCYDWGESSEGAVSVVEGEVGWLSCPLFSHPSVYNYTSTQSAGHNLFWYRLPEGHDLEQPITYSSRLSKDRERLFLQPAAAADTGQYICMLRNKSSCSKIAIRLKVLRPDDVVKCALPVAVAPIEDLIPLQEGKTLDCPDLQDATKMSESAPKVQWYFVAHPVCDWYPFWDSDREQKGNSLQVHLMMEQYQGLYYCRVQYQRRNQTLNFTRSINVTAILPLSLPKEPSIMNPTHDQIFTVKTGTEVRLVCRGQLPFVLDKPWREIWWTVDGKTLDKLPDRFTQINRVVRDHFRDLTIENILVIQDFQSKDLKREFYCSVKNERGFDTRRAQLEEEVSLPTVELGCGLGVTLLLMLILFVVYHVFWLELLLLYRSWFGTDERHTDDKEFDVYISYARNSEEEQFVLLTLRRVLENELGYSVCIFDRDSLPGGNLSEAILQSMQRSRRLLLVLSPNFLAEKSFSLLECRLGLYLENSLRASIIAVVYRSVSKLACVEVPQLRQATITTVTWRGTRSEPRRSRFWLRLRLALPVRPLALGRRLIDSTSSHSDLAAMALQRAQRIQSQSDRTNQGHRNGRTNVSRRDRRTQPRGYLKRGVINMEEGPQHSRSCSGCAGFMGNVEGAGVELTVETQTQQEPCDRTEVRSDPVPETHPNPVPNSAHDAHCSPNPTLIHHLDSDSALTISPENKMGKHNQQQAVSSSRTSEEVLPS